From a region of the Triticum aestivum cultivar Chinese Spring chromosome 7D, IWGSC CS RefSeq v2.1, whole genome shotgun sequence genome:
- the LOC123166822 gene encoding 26.2 kDa heat shock protein, mitochondrial, whose protein sequence is MASAVVCKGEDSAPASLLKSSAPVAFCPLRSPAVTAGRRPYNTQAKEVSRYYDDDDDDYSARDLVTPSFFSQDVLDSLGAPTSMARLLSLMKAGLSSPAGTGASRLGRWVAKEDDDAVYLKVPMPGLTKDHVEVRADKNILVIKGEGEKQPWDGDDDSAVPKYNRRIEVPADAYKMDKIKAEMKNGVLWVTLLKVKEDERKDVFHVKVE, encoded by the exons ATGGCCTCCGCCGTCGTTTGCAAGGGCGAGGATTCCGCGCCTGCCAGCCTCCTCAAGTCCAGTGCTCCCGTGGCCTTCTGCCCGCTCCGCTCCCCCGCCgtcaccgccggccgccgcccgtaCAACACCCAGGCCAAGGAGGTCAGCCGCTactacgacgacgacgacgacgactacagCGCCCGCGACCTCGTCACCCCCAGCTTCTTCTCGCAGG ACGTGCTCGACTCGCTCGGCGCGCCGACCAGCATGGCCCGTCTGCTGTCTCTGATGAAGGCCGGCCTCTCCTCCCCTGCTGGTACTGGGGCGTCGCGGCTCGGACGGTGGGTGGCCAAGGAGGACGACGACGCGGTGTACCTCAAGGTGCCAATGCCGGGGCTGACCAAGGACCACGTGGAGGTGCGCGCGGACAAGAACATCCTGGTGATCAAGGGCGAGGGCGAGAAGCAGCCCTGGGACGGCGACGACGACTCCGCGGTGCCGAAGTACAACCGCCGCATCGAGGTGCCCGCTGACGCGTACAAGATGGACAAGATCAAGGCCGAGATGAAGAATGGCGTGCTCTGGGTCACCCTGCTCAAGGTCAAGGAGGACGAGCGCAAGGATGTCTTCCACGTCAAGGTCGAGTAG